In Candidatus Anaeroferrophillus wilburensis, one DNA window encodes the following:
- a CDS encoding GGDEF domain-containing protein has protein sequence MEQFYISVARIAKKTLNHMVAHHTPLLPDLYSKYFYVFLDEVDQEIKEIIDKQDNGGKRELKKQQEATLQLVAAVTEVIEGLDQSAAAHDQSLQRNQQNLQGMEKVVDLVSLRHLISDEINQVRESNVSLKHKLTEAQQQVQQLQSQLSQITNLATIDELTGLYNRRALFSRLVEEHSRVERYQEIFTLLILDIDDFKDVNDQHGHQVGDAILRKLANFIKGSLRTSDFISRFGGEEFIAILPSTSLEQAHQVAEKMRLLLGKKVFETENGTLKIKITVSMGISQCQAGDTVDNLIKRADDALYRAKKSGKNMIATEKDL, from the coding sequence ATGGAACAATTTTACATCTCGGTAGCACGGATCGCCAAAAAGACCCTCAACCACATGGTTGCCCACCACACTCCTTTGCTCCCCGACCTCTACAGCAAGTATTTTTATGTTTTTCTGGATGAAGTCGATCAGGAAATCAAGGAGATTATCGATAAGCAGGACAACGGTGGCAAGCGGGAACTGAAAAAGCAGCAGGAAGCGACGCTGCAACTTGTTGCTGCCGTCACCGAGGTCATTGAAGGCCTGGATCAATCAGCAGCGGCCCACGACCAAAGTCTGCAACGCAATCAGCAAAATCTTCAAGGCATGGAAAAGGTCGTTGATCTGGTCAGTTTACGGCATCTTATCAGTGATGAAATCAATCAAGTTCGAGAAAGCAATGTTTCCCTGAAACATAAACTGACTGAAGCCCAGCAGCAGGTTCAGCAACTGCAGTCGCAGCTAAGCCAGATTACCAACCTGGCGACCATTGATGAATTGACCGGCCTCTACAATCGCCGGGCACTCTTCAGCCGACTGGTGGAAGAACACTCTCGGGTTGAGCGCTACCAGGAAATTTTCACCCTGCTGATCCTTGATATTGATGACTTTAAAGATGTCAATGACCAGCACGGTCACCAGGTGGGGGATGCCATTTTAAGAAAACTGGCCAACTTCATTAAAGGCAGCTTGCGAACCTCTGATTTTATTTCCCGTTTTGGTGGTGAAGAGTTTATTGCCATCCTGCCATCAACCAGCCTTGAGCAGGCACATCAGGTGGCCGAAAAAATGCGGCTGCTGCTGGGTAAAAAGGTTTTTGAGACGGAAAATGGAACTCTAAAGATCAAAATAACCGTCAGCATGGGGATTTCCCAGTGCCAAGCCGGGGATACCGTCGACAACCTCATCAAGCGTGCCGATGATGCCCTCTACCGGGCGAAAAAAAGTGGCAAAAATATGATTGCCACCGAAAAAGACCTGTAG